Below is a genomic region from Flavobacterium ginsengisoli.
AGGTGAAGTTGGTTTAATTTTATCTGAAGGAACTGTTATTGACAGAAAATCTTCTTCTAATGATGCTAATGTTCCTCACTTTTATGGCGATTTGGCTTTAAACGGATGGAAAAAAGTTATTGATGAAGTTCATGCTGCGGGCGGAAAAATGGGACCGCAGATCTGGCATATGGGAATTATGGACAATCACCACTCGGGATGGGTTCCGCCGGTTCCTTTTGAAGGTCCGTCTGGATTAAACCGTCCTGATTTTAGAAATGGTGTTGCCATGTCTGAAAAAGATATTGAAGAAACTATTCTTGCTTTTGGTAAAGCAGCTGCTGATGCTAAAAGATTAGGTTTTGACACTGTTGAAATTCACGGTGCACATGGTTATTTAATTGACCAATTCTTTAGAGCTGAAACAAATTTACGTGAAGATATCTATGGAGGAAAAACACTTCCTGAACGTAATCGTTTTGCTATTGAAGTGATAAAAGAAGTGAGAAAGCAAGTTGGAAATGACTTTGCTGTAATTATGCGTTTTTCTCAATTCAAACCTTCTGATTACAACTATAAATTGGCTAAAAATCCGCAAGAATTAGAAGCTTGGCTTACTCCTCTTGTTGATGCTGGAGTTGATATTATTCATGCTTCACAACGTCGTTTCTGGGAACCAGAATTTGAAGATTCTGATTTGAATTTTGCAGGATGGGCTAAAAAAGTAACAGGAGCGCCAACTATAACAGTTGGTTCTGTGGGACTTTCTGGCGATTTCTTTGGAGCATTTGCTGGAGAAAGTTCACAACCAACTTCTTTAGACGAATTAAACAGACGTTTTGACAGGGGCGATTTTGATTTGGTTGCCGTGGGAAGACCTCTTTTATCTGATCCGAATTGGGTGGCAAAAATCAAAGCTGGAAAAACTGACGAATTAAAAGGTTTTACTAAAGAAGCTCTAGGTCAATTAGTTATAGAATAATTTTTTTGAGGTACTAAGTACTAAGCTACTAAGATTCTTAGGCACTAAGTTTTTTTTGAATACCGTAATTAAAAAATTTATCTTTGCATTCGATATGAAATTCTTGAACAGCATATTACGTCTTCCTTTTTTCAGCACTTATTATTATGCAATAATATCTGCTCGGATAGGCTATGCATATAATTCAACGTATTCACGACTGTAAATTAAATAGATAAATTATATAAACCTTAAAGCCCGGGCATTTCGTCCGGGCTTTTTTATTTTCAAAAAAATGGAAACAATTCAAAAATTAAAAGAAAATGCTTGCCATCTTTCTTCCCGAAAATGGCTTAGAAGAAAAATTAAACCTAGCTAAAAAAGAAAACAGAAAATTAATTATTAAACTGGGTTTTGATCCAACTGCTCCAGATTTGCATTTGGGGCATGCTGTTGTGCTTAAAAAACTGAAACAATTTCAAGATTTAGGACATCAAATTGTAATTGTTGTTGGAAGTTTTACGGCAAGAATCGGTGATCCGACTGGAAAAAACAAAAGCCGAAAACCTTTAAGTATTGAAGAAGTACAGCACAACGCAGAAACCTACATTTCGCAATTGTCTAAAATTATTGATGTTGAAAAGGCCAAAATTGTTTTCAACTCAGAATGGCTTGACGAACTTCCTTTTTCTGAAGTGATTCAGATTATGTCGAATGTGACGGTTGCACAATTGATGCATCGGAATGACTTTAATAAGCGTTTTAGCGAGAATACGCCAATTGCAATGCATGAATTGGTTTACCCAATTTTGCAAGGTTTTGATTCGGTTAAAATTAATGCTGATATCGAAATGGGCGGAACAGACCAATTATTTAACTGCACCATGGGAAGACAGTTACAGGAAAGTTTTAAACTTTCGGGACAAATTGTGATGTGTATGCCTTTACTTAAGGGATTGGATGGAAAGGAAAAGATGAGCAAATCGCTTCATAATACAATTGGTTTAATTGATGAACCAAATGAAATGTTTGGTAAAACGATGTCAATTCCTGACGCTCTTATTTTAGAATTTTTAGAATTGACAACCAATTTTTCATTCGAAGAAAAAGAAGAAATCAAGAAAAGATTAGAGAAAGAAAATCCGATGGATATTAAAAAACTAATTGCTAAAAATATTATCAGCCAATACCATAATCAAAATGAAGCAGAACAAGCAGAACAATTTTTCATTAATCAATTTCAAAGTAAAAATGCGAGCATCAAAATCATTTATTCCTGTTTCGATTTCTTCTTTAGAAAATCAAACCAATAAAATGACTTTGATTGATCTTTGTGCAATCATTAAAAATGATATAACAAAATCAGCTAATAGAAGATTAATTGAAAGTGGTGCAGTTCAAATCAATAATGAGAAAATTATAAATCCAAACGAATTGATTTTATTAGAAAAAGAAACAAAAATCAAAATTGGAAAGAGAAATTTTTATGAATTGCAATAATTGAATCATTATTGTTTGTAAAGAGCGAACCTCTGCAATTTAATTTTACATTTCTATATTCGGGTTTCAAAAATAAATAAGAAAGGGATAAACAATTAAGTTTATCCCTTTTTGAATATCTATAACTAACAAAATTTAGAAATTCATTATTTTTAAGTTCAGAGTTGTAAAGGGACAAAGTTTTTCAGCTCTGTACCTTATTTCTTTAAACCTTTGCCTCTTTTACTGTAAAGAAACTTTTCTTTTTTGAAATTTATTTACAAGCCATTTTCTAACTGGTTCATCGTATAATTTTAAGCATACGAAAGCTAATATTATGGTCACAATTAAAACTCCAATTCCTTCTAAATATCCATTTTCCATACTAACTTTATTATCTACAACCCAAGCTGTAAACCAATAAATTAGTGGATAATGTGTAATGTAAATTGGATACGAAATGTCTCCTAGAAGCTTACAGATTTTTAATGAAAATTCATTTTTAATCTCTCCTCCTGCTCCAATTGCGACAATAAGCGGAAAAATTAAAATAATACAGATTGATTCGTATAAACCATTTATCCAAAGACTATTTTCGTCTCCAAATCTTGGCAGTGCCAAAACAATCGTGATTAAAATACTGCAAATCCAAAAGGCGTTTTTTACATGAATAAGTTTTCCTAGACGGCAAAGTAATACTCCAGCAAAAAACGGATATAATAAACGGGTAAAACCGACATTCATTTGCTCCAAATTCAATGACCAACCGCCAATTACGTCTCCTTTTGATCCGAAAACTGTATAATTAATTAGCAATCCGGCAAATATTAATACAAAGACCGACATTACTTTATTCGAAAATTTACGAAAGATTAAGGCGTACAAGATGTTTGCAATATATTCGAAAAAAAGCGACCATGCCGGCCCATTTAAAGGATGCATTTCTCCCCAACCTCTAATTTCTAATGAAGGTGGAATTGGTAAAAGTGTAAAACCTATTACCATAGTTAAAATAACTTTCCAGACTTCCATTCCCGCAATCATTGGAAATAATGCGTCTGAAGCTTGAAAATAGTAAAATATAGCCCCAATGATCATTCCTAGAATTACCATTGGCTGTAAACGAATTAAACGGCGTTTGTAAAATTCCCATTGTCCCATTTTACCCCAACGATCGTCATATGCATAAGCGACAACAAATCCTGATAAAAGGAAAAAGAAATCTACCGCAAGATATCCGTGATTTATAATTTGTTTAAAACGGTTTCCGCCTGCAAAGGCTTCAAAAATATGGAAAGCAACAACTAAAATAGTCGCAACTCCACGCAGTCCGTCTAGAATTTCGTAATGTTTTTTTGGTTTAATATCAGATGAAATTGAACTCATTTGTTTTTGGTTTAAGGTTAAGTTAGATTGATAAAATTTTAGATTGATTGTGATCTAAAATTATTTTGAGTTTGGATTTTTAGATTGAAATTTAGCTTATTGATGATTTTTTAGCCATTCTGCTCTTCTCTGGTCTGGTAAATGTTTTACAGAGAAGTTTTCAAATTTTGCTTCAAAGCCTTTTCCGTCAGGAGAAGCGACCATTAAACCTACCATAACTGGTGCGTTATCCTGTAAAGGCGCATTTCTGGTCATGATATAGTTTTTATCATCAAAAGAATAGAATATTTCAACGGCATCTAATCGTCGTACGGCTTTAATCCAAATAAAAGGAGGCACTTTATCTAAAGTTGTTACGCTCCAATCGCTTTTGTCGTGTGTTACAACGGTACTGACATTAAATTTTCCGTCTACAAACTCCACTCCTGTTTTGATGTAATTTTTCTCGTCTATACGAATCATCAAACCCATCTGGTCAAAACGAGCGATGTAGTTTCCTGTCAGTTTTACTTTTGCTTCAAACTCTCCACCATAATTGGCGTAGTAAAAAGGCGCATCATCCACCGTGAATCCATAGTGCGAAATTCTCCAGTAATCGCTATTTGCGGTGACATTCATAATCAATGCATTATTTTTAATTTCCCATTTTTCAGGTTCATTAAACCATTGCATTTTGTTCAGACTCTGTGCTGAAAGGTTCTGGAACATGACAAAACCAAATGTAAATAGTAGTATTCGTTTCATTTTCAAAATTTGATTTTTATTATTAAAGCAAAACTTCTAATATTTTGTTTGTACATCTAAAATTTTAAGACAAAAGCAAAGCCGCAAATTTTTACACTTGCAGACTTTTACAAACCAACCAATTTTAGAAATAAAAAAATTATTTAAGTGAGAATTTCACTTTAGATTTTATATCTGTAGATGAAGCACCAATAATTGCTTCGAAATCACCAGGTTCTGCAACCCAGTCATGTTTTTTATCATCAAAGAAACTTAAAGCCGTCTTATCAATTGTAAACGTTACTGTTTTTTCTTCTCCAGCTTTAAGAGCAACTTTCTCAAAACCTTTTAATTCTTTTATCGGACGAGGCAATGAAGATTTCACGTCAGTAATGTACAATTGTACTACTTCAGATCCTTCTCTGCTTCCTGTATTTTTTACGTTAACTGAGAATGTTATTTTATCTCCTTCGTTAATTTGTTTTTTGTCAGCTGTTACTTTTCCATAAGCAAAAGTCGTGTAGCTCAAACCGTGTCCAAAAGAGAACAATGGTTTGATTTTGTTTTTGTCAATCCAACGGTATCCAACAAAAATTCCTTCGTTGTATTTTACCTCATCGCCACATGGAAATTCTCCTAAAGCATGAGCTCCGTTATCAGATAATTTTACTGGGAAAGTGAAAGATAATTTTCCAGAAGGATTTACATCTCCAACCAAAACATTTGCTAAAGCATTTCCTGCCTCAGTTCCTAAAAACCATCCCTGAACAATTCCTGGAACTT
It encodes:
- a CDS encoding NADH:flavin oxidoreductase; this translates as MSTNNLFSEFNLKTLNLKNRIVMAPMTRSFSPNGVPTDEVATYYQKRAEGEVGLILSEGTVIDRKSSSNDANVPHFYGDLALNGWKKVIDEVHAAGGKMGPQIWHMGIMDNHHSGWVPPVPFEGPSGLNRPDFRNGVAMSEKDIEETILAFGKAAADAKRLGFDTVEIHGAHGYLIDQFFRAETNLREDIYGGKTLPERNRFAIEVIKEVRKQVGNDFAVIMRFSQFKPSDYNYKLAKNPQELEAWLTPLVDAGVDIIHASQRRFWEPEFEDSDLNFAGWAKKVTGAPTITVGSVGLSGDFFGAFAGESSQPTSLDELNRRFDRGDFDLVAVGRPLLSDPNWVAKIKAGKTDELKGFTKEALGQLVIE
- the tyrS gene encoding tyrosine--tRNA ligase; translated protein: MLAIFLPENGLEEKLNLAKKENRKLIIKLGFDPTAPDLHLGHAVVLKKLKQFQDLGHQIVIVVGSFTARIGDPTGKNKSRKPLSIEEVQHNAETYISQLSKIIDVEKAKIVFNSEWLDELPFSEVIQIMSNVTVAQLMHRNDFNKRFSENTPIAMHELVYPILQGFDSVKINADIEMGGTDQLFNCTMGRQLQESFKLSGQIVMCMPLLKGLDGKEKMSKSLHNTIGLIDEPNEMFGKTMSIPDALILEFLELTTNFSFEEKEEIKKRLEKENPMDIKKLIAKNIISQYHNQNEAEQAEQFFINQFQSKNASIKIIYSCFDFFFRKSNQ
- a CDS encoding acyltransferase family protein translates to MSSISSDIKPKKHYEILDGLRGVATILVVAFHIFEAFAGGNRFKQIINHGYLAVDFFFLLSGFVVAYAYDDRWGKMGQWEFYKRRLIRLQPMVILGMIIGAIFYYFQASDALFPMIAGMEVWKVILTMVIGFTLLPIPPSLEIRGWGEMHPLNGPAWSLFFEYIANILYALIFRKFSNKVMSVFVLIFAGLLINYTVFGSKGDVIGGWSLNLEQMNVGFTRLLYPFFAGVLLCRLGKLIHVKNAFWICSILITIVLALPRFGDENSLWINGLYESICIILIFPLIVAIGAGGEIKNEFSLKICKLLGDISYPIYITHYPLIYWFTAWVVDNKVSMENGYLEGIGVLIVTIILAFVCLKLYDEPVRKWLVNKFQKRKVSLQ
- a CDS encoding DUF1349 domain-containing protein, whose product is MKRILLFTFGFVMFQNLSAQSLNKMQWFNEPEKWEIKNNALIMNVTANSDYWRISHYGFTVDDAPFYYANYGGEFEAKVKLTGNYIARFDQMGLMIRIDEKNYIKTGVEFVDGKFNVSTVVTHDKSDWSVTTLDKVPPFIWIKAVRRLDAVEIFYSFDDKNYIMTRNAPLQDNAPVMVGLMVASPDGKGFEAKFENFSVKHLPDQRRAEWLKNHQ